CGCTCATGATCAGGCGGTCTCGGTCGAGAACCTTCCCAATCTCCTTCAGGGAATTCGCGACCATCTCGACGCCGAAGAGGCGCACATCGATCTGGAATTTCCGTTCTTCATCCAGAAGAAAGCCCCGGTGACCGGGGCCCAGGCAATGATGGACTACCAGGTCCGGTTTTCGGGCATCCAGAGCGGCGACGATTTTCGCATGACCCTGGGCGTGGTGATCCCCGTGACCACCCTGTGTCCCTGTTCCAAGGAAATCTCGGAACGAGGCGCCCACAATCAACGTTCCCATGTCACGGTCAATCTTTCCTTTCATCGTTTCGTCTGGGTCGAGGAGGTGATCGAACTGGTGGAACGTCAGGCTTCGTGTCCCCTGTACGCCATCCTCAAGCGGCCCGATGAAAAATATGTCACCGAGCGGGCTTATGATCATCCGATGTTCGTGGAGGACATGGTTCGCGCTGTCGCGGCGGAACTGGAAAAAGATTCCAGAATTGCCTGGTTTACCGTGGAATCGGAAAATTTCGAGTCGATTCACAACCATTCGGCCTATGCCTTCCTGGAAGGGGGCGGAAAAAAAGAAAGCCGGGACCTGTTACGTTACGGTTCGGATGCCTTCGGGGAAAGGAGACAGCGATGATTCAGTCGGTCGAGGCCGAGATCGGTGTTGATGGCATCGTGGTTCTGAAGGAGCCCCTGTTCCTTGCCGAGAGACGGCGAGCCGTGGTGACGGTTCTCGAACCAGTGGAGGATATGGCTGGAAAAAGCAACGCCAAACAGGTTTTGGAACTTCTCGATTCCATGGAGTTCCGGGGAACTTCCAGCCTGGGGCCGGAAGAGATCGATTGGATCATTTGCGAAAACCGTCATGCCTGGAGTGAATGGTCAGGATACCGGCGGAATGTTCCATGATGATCCGGATTCGGGGTTGGCGTTTTTTTCATGTCTTGACACGATGAAGAATAAATTTATCGAATGGCAGGCGGCTGTTTCCTGGAACATCAACACGTCGCGAACACGAGCGAGGGGCTATGCGTTTTGGCGCCACATTGATTCCCACATTGAAGGAAAATCCGGTCGAGGCGCGGGTGGAGTCCCATCGCCTGATGTTGCGGGCTGGTTTGATTCGGCAACTGGGGGCGGGGATTTATACCTGGCTTCCCCTGGGGTTGCGGGTGTTGCGCCGGGTGGAGGCAATCGTCCGTGAGGAGATGAACGCCGCGGGGGCCCAGGAAATACTGATGCCCGGAGTGTTGCCCGCCGAATTGTGGCGTGAGTCGGGACGATGGCAGGTGTATGGACCTGAACTGCTTCGCTTTCAGGATCGCGGCGGGCGGGAATTCTGTCTTGGCCCGACGCATGAAGAGGTGGTGACCGATCTGGTCCGCCGGGAACTTCGCTCCTATCGCGACCTTCCCGCCAATTTCTATCAGATTCAGACCAAATTCCGCGATGAGGTCCGTCCGCGCTTCGGCATCATGCGCGGACGGGAATTTTTGATGAAGGACGCCTATTCGTTCGATCTTGACGAAGAGGGATTGGAACGAAGCTATCGTTCGATGGTGGCGACCTACAGGCGCATCTTTGACCGCTGTGGCCTGCGTTACCGTGCCGTCGAGGCGGACACAGGGGCCATCGGCGGGGCTTTTTCCCATGAATTTCATGTATTGGCCGAGAGTGGCGAGGATGTCATCGTCTCCTGTGACGGGTGCGGCTACGCAGCCAATCTTGAAAAGGCGGAGGGGACGCCGGTATCCGCGATGACCGAAGTGGACGAAATGTCGCCGCCGCTTCGGGCGGTTGAGACCCCCGGACAAAAAACAATGGAGGAAGTCGCTTCCTTTCTGGGGGTGCCGCTTGAAAAAACGGTCAAATCCTTGGTGGTGGCGGGGGATGAAGGGGCGTTTCAACTGTTGTTGCGCGGCGACCATGAACTCAATCTTGTCAAGGCGGCGCGCGCCCTGGGGATGACCGTGGTCCATCTGGCGGAACCGGAACAGGCGGAACGATGGGCTGGGGTTACCGTCGGATCGATGGGACCGGTGGCGGGACGGTTGCCGATGGTGGCGGATTCGGTGTTGCGGAATCTGTCCGGTTTCGTCGCCGGGGCCAACATCGAGGGATGGCACCATGTCGATGTTGCGTGGGGGCGGGATTGTCCGGTTCCGCGCTGGGCCGATCTGCGCAATGTCGTGGCGGGTGATCGTTGCGGGCGTTGCGGCGCGGGGACGCTGCGGCTGGACCGGGGCATCGAGGTGGGCCATGTGTTCAAACTGGGCGATAAATATACCCGGGCCTTGAAGGTGACGGTTCAGGATGCCCAGGGGCGCGAACGGACACCGATCATGGGATGTTATGGAATCGGTGTTTCGCGGATCGTCGCTGCCGCCATCGAGCAGAATCATGATGACAATGGCATCGTCTGGCCTCTTTCCCTGGCACCGTTCCCGGTGGAACTGGTGGTGGTCAATCCTCGCGACGGAGAATCGATGCGCATTGCCCAGGATGTGGAGCGGGAATTGCTTCGGGGGGGCATCGAGTCGCTCGTCGATGATCGGGATGAGCGACTGGGGGTCAAATTCAAGGATGCCGATCTCCTGGGGATCCCCTTTCGCGCATTGATCGGCGGACGCTCCCTGAAGGAGGGGACGGTCGAAATTCAGCAGCGCGGCGGCGCGGAAAAAGTATCAGTCCCTCTGGGGGACGTCGTGGCCCAATTGCGTGCCCGGATTCGGGCGGCGGCGGATACGGCGGGCGACGACACCCATCTTCGATCCGTGGAAGTCCCGGAACATGAATGACCTTTTGTCGATGGCACTGTCCGATGCCGTGACCGAAATCGCCCAGACCATGTTGTTCACGGATATTGGCATCGGACCGTTCGAGGTCCAGGGCAACCTTCAGACAGCCGATTTCAGTGCCATCGTTGGTTACGGTGGCGGCTTGAACGGCAGCCTCAGACTTGGGGGATCCCTGAACGCTTCCCTGCGATTGGCTGGGGCTTTGTTGGGTGAAACCCGTGAATCGTGGGACCAGGAATTGGAGGATGCGTTTGGTGAAATGGCCAATATGATCGCCGGAGGGGTGCAGACCCGGATCGAGGGGTTGGTCGGGACGATCACTCTGACCCCGCCCATGGTGATTCAGGGGAAAAACCACCAGATCGCGGGCCAGCAGCCTTCCCACAGGTTGTGTCGCCACTTTGAAATCGATGGGATGGGCTTTTTCTGTGAAATTCACCGTACCGATCCTGCCTGAAGGCGGGCGGGCATGACCTTTGGGGAGGACGCATGAATCGGGATCAGGAGCGGAATCGGACCCGGAATCTGCATCGGAATCCGATGCAGAATGGCGGTCGGGGAAATCGGGATGCGTTTTCGGAAGCGGCGCGCGTGGACGCGATTTTTCCTGATTCGACCCGGGATGTGGTACGGGCGTGGGTGCGCGGCATGTTGCCCAGTATCGCCGAACCTTTGATCCGTGAGGAAATCGCCCGTTTGCGGGATGAGGAACTGCGACGGGTGCCCCCAGGGGAATTGGCGGAGGCGGTACGGGACTGGCTTGAACCGAGAATCGATTCGATGGCCCGGCAAACGATTCGGGACATGGTGGTTTCCATCCTTCCCGATATTGCCGCCTCCTTGATCGAGAAGGAGATCCAACGCATCCGCGAAGGGGGCTGACGGCGGCGCGTCTTGAGGGCGATCGGAAGGCAGGCTTGATTCGGGTTTGCATTTCCCGGAAGGGTTGATTGGGAATCGGGGATCCGATGGAAAAAGAAAACCTGATGATTCGGTTGCGGCAGGCTTTGCGGATTCACGAATCGGGTGATGTCGCCGCCGCCGAGACTGTTTATGCGGAGGTTGTTGGGGTTCTCCCCCATTTTTCCGATGCCTGGCATCTCTGGGGATTGGCGGCCCAGGACCTTGGACGCCATGAGGATGCGGTTTTTCGTTTGGGCCGCGCCATCGCCAAGGGGGGCGAACAGGGGCAAACTCTGTATCACCTTGGGGTATCGCTCCACGCCCTGGGACGGTGTTTGGCGGCGGTGGCGTGTCTTGAAAAAGCGGTTCGGCTCGAACCCGACAACCCGGAGTTTCTGGCGGAACTGGCCAATGCCATGCTGGAACAAAAGGACCTGTCGCGCGCGGAGTCGCTGTATCGACAGGTGTTGGCGCTCAAGGAGGCTTTTCCCCAGGTGCATTACAATCTGGCCACGGTGTACCGGGAAACGGGACGGGATGCGCAGGCAGTGCATCATTGGCTGCGAACTCTGGAACTTGATCCCGGACACTGGAAGGCCTGTTTCAGTCTGGGACTCACCTTGCAGTTCGACAATCGAATCGAGGAGGCGGTATCCTGTTTTTCACGCGCAATAACCCTCAAACCCGACTATCTGCGTGCGCGATGGGCGCTGCATCTGGCTTTGCCCACCTTGTTTGCCGACGAAGAGGAGATGATACGCGCCAGGCAACGTTGGATGGCGGGGGTGGACGAACTGCAACGCACCTTTTTTCCCGCTTCGGAAGTGGAACTGGAAGAAGCGCGGTACGCTTGTGAATCGACGACCAATTTCCATCTTCACTATCAGGGGGGCAATGATCTGGAGGCACAGAAGGTCCAGGGGGCACTTCTGACGCGACTGGCCCATCGGATTTATCCGGGCCATGAGGGACCGTTGCCTCCCGCCGTTCTTCATGAGGGGCGGATTCATGTCGCCTTTGTTTCTTCCTTTTTGTACGGCCATTCCGTATTCAAAACCCATTCCCGCTTCATCACCCGTCTCGACAGGAGACGATTTTTCGTCCGTGTGTTCTATACCGGGACCGTTCATGACGAATACCTCGGGTCGATCATGCGCGAATGCGATGTCTTTCACGATATTGGGCATCGGAGTTCCCGTCTGATCGAAGCCATTTGCGAGGTCGCTCCCGAGGTCCTGATCTATACCGATCTGGGGATGGATCCATCACTGAATCTGGTATCCGCGCTGCGGTTGGCACCGATTCAGTGCAATGCCGGGGGGCATCCGATCACTTCGGGCCTTGCCAACATGGACTATTTCCTGAGCAGTGATGATATGGAATGCGAACATGCGGCGGCTCATTACAGCGAAACGCTCATTCGCCTGCCACACCTGGCCCACTGCTATCCCTCCCCCAGGGTCGAACATGCCATCATTCCCCCGGGCGCCGAGCGGGAGGAGGGTACGGTGGTTTATTGCAATCTGCAAAACCTGATCAAACTGTTGCCACGACACGATCATGTCTATCCCGCCATCGCCCGCGCGTTTCCCCAGGCCCGTTTCTGGTTTATCGATGTCGGGGGAGGGAGCGGCAGCGTTTTTCGGCGGCGATTGCAGAGGGTTTTTTCCCGCTACGACTTGGACCATGAACACTATTGCCGTCTGTTCCCGAAGATGGATCTGTACCGTTTTTTTGGGTTGATCCGGCAGTCCGACATCATTCTCGACGGGATTTCGTGGTCCGGCAACAATTCCAGCATGGAAGCGCTCGCCCTGGACAAACCGATTGTCACCCTGCCGGGAGAGATGTTTCGCAGTCGTCATACCCATGGAATTCTGAAGCGTTTGGGGCTTTTTGAAACCCAGGCGGAAAACCTGGAGCGCTACATCGCCATTGCGGTTCGTTTGGGGAAGGATCCGGCCTTTCGTGCATCGGTCACACGGTCGATCGCCGAGCGAAAACATGTTCTCTACGAGGATCCCGAACCGATCCGGGGGTTGGAACGGGAATTGGAACGCCTGGTCGCCCTGAATCATGGTGGCTGAGCGGAAGTACCGGATGATTGGTTTTGGTGTTTGTTTTGGTCATGATCCATGCCGGCTGTCGAGACCCGAGACGATTTCCCGTTGCAGCATGGAAACGACAGCCAGGGGATCGGCGGCATCCTTGATGGGACGACCGACGACGACATGATCGGCTCCGGCATGGATGGCGGCGCGGGCGGTGGCGATTCGCTTTTGATCGTCGCCACCGTCGCGGTCGGAAAACGATCCGGGGCGAATCCCCGGGGTGACGATCAGGAAGCCGTCGCCGACCGCGGCACGCATGCGCGACACCTCCAGCCCCGAGGCGACCACCCCGTCACACCCCGCGGCAATGGCCCGCCGGGCGCGACTTAAGACCAGCTGTTCGACCTCGACTCCCGCAAGACCCAGGTCGTCAAGGTCGTGACGGTCGAAGGAGGTCAGGACCGTGACGGCCAGAATGCGCACCGATCCCCGCGCCGCAACAGCGGCACGGACGATGGATTCGGGGCCATGAACCGTGGCATAGGTCACCGGACGCTTCGCCAGTTCGCGCACCGCCAACGCGACCGTTTTGTCGATGTCGAACAGTTTCAGATCCACCATGACCTTGTGGCCGCGTTGGGCGATTTCTTCGATCAGCCCCAGCCCCCCCGCCAGAAAAAGCTGCAATCCGACTTTGTAGAAGCCAACGTATCCATCAAGGCGATCCAGCCAGTTGCGCGCCTCCTCGGGGCTGTCCACGTCGAGGGCGAAGATGATCCGGTCCTTGAGTGGAATGTCTGGTTTCATCGGATATTCCTGGAGGGGAAGGACATGTCAGTGAAGCGGCATGTAATTTTGGACGGAGGAAGGTTGTTGATCGTAGATCAGGGGGTGCGTTCCCCTTCGGAGGGTCGGATGCGGCTGGTGTTCGATGAAGCTCTGCCCTTCGACCAGATGGATGACGCGGTGTCCTTGAAAGGTGAGATAGTCGGCGATCAGGGATCGATGACATTGGCTGGGATGGATGGGAGCCCCCATGATCACCGTTCCGAAACGAAACGAAAGGTTGAGCAGGAGTTTGATGCCGGTGGCGAAGGTGCCTGATTCCATGTGATGGGCATAGGCCATTTTGTCAGGCGTCTGGAGACCCCAATGGCGGTCGATGTGCATCGGGGTTCGTTCTCCAAGGTGCTGTCCCCCCAGATGGTAAATGATTTCCATGTCGTTGAGGACCGGTCTGAGATTGGTTTCGTGGAACCAGAAGGGGTAGTCCGAGGCGTTGGGATTGGAGCGGATGTCGATCAGCGTCTGGGCATCGATATAGGTGAGTATTTCGATGAAGGTATCCAACGGCATACCGCCATGGCCGATGGTATAAATCGTCTGCCACCTGGAATTCATGAATTCTGACCCCTTGATTACGGCAAGAAAAAATCGTTTCCGTTCCGTCGAAGAAACATCTTCCCGCGCCTGAAATGCCATCCCGTTGCTCGATGTTGCATGCGTGAGGGGTGCATTTTGATCACCTGTATAATTTTCGTACCCGATTCATGGATGATACGAGTGTTTCATGGCGGAGACATCCATGATTCACACGCTGGCTCCGGCGCCGGGCCATCGGCGTATTCGGGACTTTGAAAATGCCGGGAACAACCACTTCGATCGGGCTTTTTTACGCCATTCGCAAACGGGATACAAGGAAACAGCGAAAAAAAAATAAGTCCATGATGTATTATAATAATTTCAGCTTGTTATAATCGGGGATGGGAGGGGGAAGGGTGGGGCTCCCAAAGGGGCGCGGTGGGTATGGGATGGGGTGGGATTCGCTTGTGGCATCGGTGGGGAAGTGTCGGTGTTTTTCCAGGGGTTGACTTTGCGATTTTTCCGAGAGGGATGGCGATGGGCGGATGCCACAATGGTTGTTTGACGCCCTGCCATCCGATCGGATCGCGCCGATGGATGCCTGGTCTTGCGGTCGGGTTGGCGCGGGAGGGCGAAGGAAAGACT
The window above is part of the Magnetococcales bacterium genome. Proteins encoded here:
- a CDS encoding GTP cyclohydrolase I FolE2, with the protein product MNLQATTVDSAPLTDVQSRGDSRRIDIDKVGVKNIRYPIIVRDRSRGNQHTIASVNMYVRLPHRFKGTHMSRFLEVLSAHDQAVSVENLPNLLQGIRDHLDAEEAHIDLEFPFFIQKKAPVTGAQAMMDYQVRFSGIQSGDDFRMTLGVVIPVTTLCPCSKEISERGAHNQRSHVTVNLSFHRFVWVEEVIELVERQASCPLYAILKRPDEKYVTERAYDHPMFVEDMVRAVAAELEKDSRIAWFTVESENFESIHNHSAYAFLEGGGKKESRDLLRYGSDAFGERRQR
- a CDS encoding proline--tRNA ligase, whose protein sequence is MRFGATLIPTLKENPVEARVESHRLMLRAGLIRQLGAGIYTWLPLGLRVLRRVEAIVREEMNAAGAQEILMPGVLPAELWRESGRWQVYGPELLRFQDRGGREFCLGPTHEEVVTDLVRRELRSYRDLPANFYQIQTKFRDEVRPRFGIMRGREFLMKDAYSFDLDEEGLERSYRSMVATYRRIFDRCGLRYRAVEADTGAIGGAFSHEFHVLAESGEDVIVSCDGCGYAANLEKAEGTPVSAMTEVDEMSPPLRAVETPGQKTMEEVASFLGVPLEKTVKSLVVAGDEGAFQLLLRGDHELNLVKAARALGMTVVHLAEPEQAERWAGVTVGSMGPVAGRLPMVADSVLRNLSGFVAGANIEGWHHVDVAWGRDCPVPRWADLRNVVAGDRCGRCGAGTLRLDRGIEVGHVFKLGDKYTRALKVTVQDAQGRERTPIMGCYGIGVSRIVAAAIEQNHDDNGIVWPLSLAPFPVELVVVNPRDGESMRIAQDVERELLRGGIESLVDDRDERLGVKFKDADLLGIPFRALIGGRSLKEGTVEIQQRGGAEKVSVPLGDVVAQLRARIRAAADTAGDDTHLRSVEVPEHE
- a CDS encoding chemotaxis protein CheX, which codes for MNDLLSMALSDAVTEIAQTMLFTDIGIGPFEVQGNLQTADFSAIVGYGGGLNGSLRLGGSLNASLRLAGALLGETRESWDQELEDAFGEMANMIAGGVQTRIEGLVGTITLTPPMVIQGKNHQIAGQQPSHRLCRHFEIDGMGFFCEIHRTDPA
- a CDS encoding tetratricopeptide repeat protein, whose amino-acid sequence is MEKENLMIRLRQALRIHESGDVAAAETVYAEVVGVLPHFSDAWHLWGLAAQDLGRHEDAVFRLGRAIAKGGEQGQTLYHLGVSLHALGRCLAAVACLEKAVRLEPDNPEFLAELANAMLEQKDLSRAESLYRQVLALKEAFPQVHYNLATVYRETGRDAQAVHHWLRTLELDPGHWKACFSLGLTLQFDNRIEEAVSCFSRAITLKPDYLRARWALHLALPTLFADEEEMIRARQRWMAGVDELQRTFFPASEVELEEARYACESTTNFHLHYQGGNDLEAQKVQGALLTRLAHRIYPGHEGPLPPAVLHEGRIHVAFVSSFLYGHSVFKTHSRFITRLDRRRFFVRVFYTGTVHDEYLGSIMRECDVFHDIGHRSSRLIEAICEVAPEVLIYTDLGMDPSLNLVSALRLAPIQCNAGGHPITSGLANMDYFLSSDDMECEHAAAHYSETLIRLPHLAHCYPSPRVEHAIIPPGAEREEGTVVYCNLQNLIKLLPRHDHVYPAIARAFPQARFWFIDVGGGSGSVFRRRLQRVFSRYDLDHEHYCRLFPKMDLYRFFGLIRQSDIILDGISWSGNNSSMEALALDKPIVTLPGEMFRSRHTHGILKRLGLFETQAENLERYIAIAVRLGKDPAFRASVTRSIAERKHVLYEDPEPIRGLERELERLVALNHGG
- the pyrF gene encoding orotidine-5'-phosphate decarboxylase encodes the protein MKPDIPLKDRIIFALDVDSPEEARNWLDRLDGYVGFYKVGLQLFLAGGLGLIEEIAQRGHKVMVDLKLFDIDKTVALAVRELAKRPVTYATVHGPESIVRAAVAARGSVRILAVTVLTSFDRHDLDDLGLAGVEVEQLVLSRARRAIAAGCDGVVASGLEVSRMRAAVGDGFLIVTPGIRPGSFSDRDGGDDQKRIATARAAIHAGADHVVVGRPIKDAADPLAVVSMLQREIVSGLDSRHGS
- a CDS encoding DUF488 domain-containing protein, with product MNSRWQTIYTIGHGGMPLDTFIEILTYIDAQTLIDIRSNPNASDYPFWFHETNLRPVLNDMEIIYHLGGQHLGERTPMHIDRHWGLQTPDKMAYAHHMESGTFATGIKLLLNLSFRFGTVIMGAPIHPSQCHRSLIADYLTFQGHRVIHLVEGQSFIEHQPHPTLRRGTHPLIYDQQPSSVQNYMPLH